One Ranitomeya variabilis isolate aRanVar5 chromosome 4, aRanVar5.hap1, whole genome shotgun sequence genomic window, tccgtccgtACGGGCCATCGCAAACTGTCAGcctgacggacagtgtgttaatgtagcacaacgtgggcagcggatgcagttttacaacgcatccgctgcccattatgagttccggggaggaggggcggagtttcatacgcgcatgcgcggtagaaaatggcagacccgacgcacaaaaaaaacattacattgaacgtatttttgtgcgtcgcggccgccaaaaacacgacgcatccgtcgcatgacggatgcgacgtgtggccatacgtcgcaatgcgtcgctaatacaagtctttggagaaaaaacgcatcctgcgggcaactttgcaggatgcgtttttttctccaaaacgacgcattgcgacgtccgtcacacgacgctagtgtgaaagtagcctaaaatgcaTATAAATCCacatgcatttttcctgccaaggatGTGCTGATTTAAAGCAGAAAATTCATGGGGCACATAGCATAACAATTCCAGCAAAttgaatgggatttatagaattCTCCTGCCCATTGCTCTTCTTTTTAATGCACCATAaactgacttaggctactttcacactagcatttttagcaatacgtcgcaatgcgtcgttttggcgaaaaaacgcatcctgcaaagttgtctgcaggatgcgttttttccccattgactaacattagcgacgcattgacacacgtcgcaaccgtcatgcgacggttgcgtcgtgttgtggcggaccgtcggcagcaaaaaacgttgcttgcaacgttttttgctacgtcgagaacgtcttttccaactgcgcatgcgcggacggaactccgccccctcctccccgcacctcacaatggggcagcagatgcgctgaaaatcagcatccgctgcccccgttgtgcagtgcaaacaacgctagcgtcggtacgtcggccagacgcactgcgacaggccgagtacgacgctagtgtgaaagtagcctaacggtgaGTGGTTCATATCTGCTCCAGATCAATTTCTCTTGCGTTTCTGCTGATTTCTCTGTGCGGATTTTGCTCATAGATTTTCATTAGGTGCAGAAAATCCTCTTTGGATTTTAGAGTATTTCCACAGTGGTTTCGTTCCCAGGATGAgcgtttggtgagtttttgatgttgcagaatttctgctccATTATGTAAATGGAATAATTTgtattttttcattgcattttttaatacttttttacgTGTTTTTATCTAGTTTTTTACGCTGCATTTTTCGTTTCCGCAGTTGAAACACACTAATAACGGAGGTGCATTTTTTACTTGTGGATTTTTTGTATCTAATGCAAATCTGCGGGAAGAAAACTACACATAAAACTCAGCGCATCCACAGGAGAAATTGACACTTTGCGGATtcgaaacacgcaccgcaggtcagtgtacgccgagcagaaagaagcccagcgggcaggagatttctataaatccatccactttgctggaactgtaggaCTCTGCGTTTTTAACTTAGTGCAAATACACAATgtcaaaaaatcaccaaaaactaaCTGTAGACACATCGGTCCGGTACGAGAAACTTGGGAAATGTAGGGGGTTTGCATTGGATTCCGCACTGATAGTTACAACGGACACACAAAAATTGGATGAAAATTGGATTCGGCACACTCATAAAAAATGGTCTTTTTTTCCTCCTACCTATAAAAAGACATCTAAATGGGCCCCACTCCTTGTCTGTGAGTGGATGGCCAAGGAACAATGGTTTTCATCTGTATGCAGAAGTATGAGGTGTTTTCTAATACTGTCCTGCACTGCCAATAATGGAGCTGTGATATTACTCACCTCCATGTGTGACTACAGTAGGAGCAGCCTTTGTGCTCTGGAGCCCATGGCTTGAATACAATGAGGACAAGGCATTTTTATGATGACACCATCGGACTTAAGATGCCTGTAATGTTTGCCCAGCTCAATGAATATGGACAAGAAAGAAACCGCACTGCCTGTCCGGCGGTGTCTGGTTTCTGACCTCCCGGCAGGGGGGAGAGCGGCTGCTAACACTTCTGCGACCGTCGTGTGGACTGAGCCCGAGCACAGCGCGGCCCGATGTGGATTTGGGGAGGGAGGAGGAATTTCGTGTCTGCTCCTCCATGTCACGGCCCCATCTGCATGTCTATGCCGTTTAATGGACAGGCTGAACAAATAGTGCAAAATGGCTTTGATTTGCTAAACAAATCACCTTGTCCTCCAATGTGCAGTCTGAGAGCAGCTCATAAGGGTTTAACTAGTTCTAGGTACAATGACCTGACAGCCAGgagtgcagagctcagaggtgaggTGGGGACAGAGAGATGGCAGAGATAAGGGAAAGCTAGATAATGCACAGATAAGAGATGATACATAGGTGATAGATAAtagtagatagatgatacataggtgatagatagataatagatagattgatagatagagagagagagataatagctagataatgtATAGATAATAGCTAGGTGATACataggtgatagataatagatagatagatagatagatagatagatagatagatagatagatagatagatagatagatagataatagattgatagatgacagatagatagatagatagatagatagatagatagatagatagatagatgatagataggtaatagatagagggagacagagagagatagaaatgggatagattgatagatagatagatagatagatagatagatagatagatagatatagatagatgatagataaatagatgatagatagttgtaatagataggtaatagatagatagagagagacagagagagatagatatgggatagatagagatagatgattgattgatagatagatagatagatagatagatagatagatagatgatatatagttgtaatagatagataatagatagatgatagatagatagatagatgatagatagttgtaatagatagataatagatagataatagtagatagatgatacataggtgatagataatagtagatagatgatacataggtgatagatagataatagatagattgatagatagagagagagagataatagctagataatgtATAGATAATAGCTAGGTGATAcacaggtaatagatagatagatagatagatagatagatagatagatagatagatagataatagctagagatagatgatagatagttgtaatagataggtaatagatagagagagacagagagagatagatatgggatagatagagatagatgattgatagatagataatagatagatgatagatagatagatgatagatagatagatgatatatagttgtaatagatagataatagatctatagatggagagatgatagatagatattagagagatgatagatagataatagataattataGATGAAGAATGCATTCTACATAATTTGCATTtcattcttttttatatatatatttctatacgtTTATTTGTTTATGATACTTTGCTTAGTAATTTGACATGCCCTCCATAAATAAGACATAGTTCATGTATGAGTTTATACAGTAGGCTTCTCCCTGGCATTGCTCATTGCTGACCGTCCCTTGCTAGATGTAATGCCCCAGTGTCAGGCTGCTGTGACATCGGTGCCACCCGGATCATTACGAGCTTTGCTTCTGCAGGTAGTGCCGGTCCCAGGGGTGCAGGCCGGGGAGAGGGGCTGTGACCTGCCGGTGCTCACTGTAACCTTTCAGAGAGAAATCCTAATCCAATTAATCCGTCTGGCAGATTTCCATCCAGGGCTCCTGCAATCCACATAGTGGTGGCTGCGGTGCGCACAGCGCGCCCCGGAGCAGCTGTACCTGTCCGCCCATCACCCTGCTCGGACCCTCGGGCTTCACACCCGGCATGTTACCCTGGCTCCTTCCATGCTGCCATAAAATCCATTAGCACTGCTGATGGCGCAGATAATCTGCCGCTGCTGATGACTGATGATCAGGTGTTTTCTTGGATCAAACACGAGCTTAATCCAATTAATTGTAATCTTGTTGCAGGATTCCCTATATAAACACTCGCACATCTCCATGCCACTTACAGAGACAGTAGCTGCAGAAGCACAACTTCGTTTATATGGTGAAGATGTACGAGTGAGTTGCTGGTACTTGTAGTACACCAATTAAACTCTTCCGCAGTGATCGATAGCTATGCTATGCTGTCACTTGTAGTCTATCAATGCTATACAAATCAATGCCACATTTGTTTATTTCCAGATGTTGAAGCCCAATGCTCGTGTGTTGCTGGTACTTATAGTCCTTCAGAGCCCACACGTGTAAAAAGTGTGCAATGCAGGAGAGGCTGGTGCTTCTAGTTCTTCAGCAGCAAAAGGCTGGTACTTTTAGTTCTTCAGCACCAGTTGTATGCAAACTACAGAGCAGGAGAGGCTGGTACTTTTAGTTCTTCAGCACCAGTTGTATACAAAGTGCAGTGCAGAAGAAGCTGGTACTTCTAGTTCTTCAGCACCAGTTGTATACAAAGTAGAGTGCAGGAAAGGCTGATACTTTTAGCTCTTCAACAGCAGTAGGCTGGTACTTTTACTTTGTCAGCAGCAGTTGCATACAAAATGCATTGACCAGGAGAGACTGGTACTTTTAGTTCTTCAGCAGCAGTTgtatacacagtacagtgcaggaGAGACTGATACTTTTAGTTCTTCAGCAGCAGTTgtatacacagtacagtgcaggaGAGGCTGGTATTTTTAGTTCTTCAGCAGCAGTTGCACACAAAGTGCATTGGGCAGGAGAGGCTGGTACCTCTAGTTCTTCAGCCGCAATTACATGCAAAGTGCATTGGGCAGGAGAGGCTGGTACTTTCAGTTCTTCAGCAGCAGTTGCATACAAAGTGCATTGGGCAGGAGAGGCTGGTACTTTCAGTTCTTCAGCAGCAGTTGCATACAAAGTGCATTGGGCAGGAGAGGCTGGTACTTCTAGTTCTTCAGCAGCAGTTGCATACAAAGTGCGTTGGGCAGGAGAGGTTGGTACTTTCAGTTCTTCAGCAGCAGTTGCACACAAAGTGCATTGGGCAGGAGAGGTTGGTACTTTCAGTTCTTCAGCAGCAGTTGCACACAAAGTGCGTTGGGCAGGAGAGGTTGGTACTTTCAGTTCTTCAGCAGCAGTTGCATACAAAGTGCGTTGGGCAGGAGAGGCTGGTACTTCTAGTTCTTCAGCCGCAATTACATACAAAGTGCATTGGGCAGGAGAGGCTGGTACTTTTAGTTCTTCAGCAGCAGTTGCATGCATGACATTTATACAGTAGCTTGGCAGATAGTTTATGATTGTCTGCAGGCGTTGTGGTTCTTGTAGTCCCCCAGCATAGACTTCCCTGTTTTGTATCATGTCTATGTGATTATTTGAACCTACCACACACAATGTTACATAATAATCACTTGTCCCACGCAGCCTCCTCGTGCACTTGCTCCTCCAGAAGCTGAATTTGGTCATTGGTGGATTTTAATGACTTCCATAACTCCTGAGTCTGGCTGAGGGCATCCTGTAACGCTATAGATTTCCAAGGGGCTGGTTCTCCTGGTCCATCCTCCCACATTTAACCCAGGATAGATGAGAAGGGAGTTTGACATTGGAGAGCTCAGGACAAGAGGAGGGACAAGAGCAGATTGCCTGCGATCATTCCACTTAGTGCTCAATGAGACACCAGCCAACACTCACACACATTTACACACTCGCACACAATTCCACCAGGAGCTCCCAAACCACAAGGTCCACAGCCAGGTCCTTCTCATTAGCTACAAGGTCTGAGCTGTGCTTCACTCATCAAACACTTCAATCATCTCACACAACAAGAGCTGCCTTCTCATCCAACACAACGTCATTTGCTTCCagagaagaggaaaaaaaatatgATCCTCCCAAGAAGCTCCTTTTCCCTCAGTTATTCAGAGTTTGGCTTTAGTTTGCTGAGACCTTCACACTGAGTGGCTCAAGCTGACAGCGCAGATCTCCAACATCTCCACTTAGGACGTCCCCTCTGAGGTCCCATCTGCGAGCGGCCACCCTTGAGAAGACTTGGACATTTGTCATCTCATCCCAGTAATTCTTGGAACCAAACTGAGAGTTTCTTCCTTAGTAGCAAGCACTAACTTTATTTTTGGAAGGTTTCTCCTGGACTTTGCAGGACCTTGGACTATTGCTGGTGGCTTTGGAGCTTCGCTGTTTTCTGGGGCTTTCTTTTTTTGTTTGCTCTTACATGTCCCTGGTGAATCTGCAGTGCCTGCCTCGGCTGTGATCCTTTGCTTTCCCCCCTGCATCCTGGACAGGGAGATGGGAGGAGGAATCTGCTGGAGCTCCTAGGACTTAGCAGCAGCACTGCACCTTCTTCtcccaccaccagctgcctgcattACCACTGAGGAGGACCTTCCCTTGCCAAGCAGCACAATAACAATCCCAGGGAATATCCTCCTGTATACAGCCAGGAGCTCACCATGCTCTACATCACATCAATGCTTGGCTACCTGTGAGTATATACCTGATTCATCTCTTCCATCTCCCTATATATTGCATTAGACACATGTGTCactttcctccttctctctgtATTTCCCCAGGTTGATGCACTTGTTTGTCATCTGTTTACAAGCTCAGGTAAGAATCATTTTATAATCCTATTTTTATAATGAGTAGCATTTATTTAGAACATAGTAACCGTTGATCATAATGATACATTAATATAAATAGAGTGTTATGTAACAAGTAGCTTTAATCATAATACAATGAACCAATAATGGAGGGTGATAGTAATGATACAAGAATAATGATACAAACAATAATGATACAAACGATAATGATACAACAATAATTATACAACAATAATGATACAAACAATAATGATACAAACAATAATAATACAAAACAATAATAATACAACAATAATGATACAAACAATAATAATACAACAATGGATACATACAGTGTTGAGGAGGAAAGACAGCATAGATTACTAATAAATCAAAATGCAGCACTATACATTAGCTAATAACTCGCCCTGTCAGCCCACTTTAATCCTATTTATTAATAATTGGTTGGCAGCATGTTTCAAGGTCATAGCAAGAACTACAAATGAAGTGTCCCGCAGATACTTTTCCATCTAGATATTGAATACTTGCATTCCCTAGAAAAAGGCCTGACACCTCTATTAATAGAATTGGGTTTTACAGTTTTTGCAAGAATACAGGTGGTCATCACATGGGTGGTGGGGGGCTTAGGAGCCGTATGCCATTATTGAGCGTATCCCCATGCTGCTGGCAAACAATTCTTAGACATATTGTCCATATTAAGTGCACTTAAGGAGAtaggaaaaaaatccagaaaaaaaaaggatttgtgaGGTATGGAAGTCAAAATCTTTTGATTTGATATGGGGATTTCACTAAGAGCTCCCTTGTCACCCATACACGTAAATCCGAATCTCCCTCACATTTGTTGAGTATACATCTTTATAAATGTCAAAGACAAGAGCAATCCCTTCTACTTCCATCGgagcttcttctttttttttcctcttttccataGCCAAAGGGAGTATAAATCTCCAGCAGGATGGTTTGCTTAGCAATCTGCCAAATTTGTCACAGTAGTCAATGTGGTTTTCTACGCATTATTAAGATAAACACCATGGCTGTCCAGTTTTAGGAAGAtgctactaatatatatatattatatagtccTATACATAAGCAAATATCTATATATATTCCGAATACATGAACTGACACTTGTCCTATATCCACATGcattatagatggatagatagatggatagatagatatcatGCATGTGGATATTGGACAACTATCAATTAATGTATTGAGAAGTTATAGAAATATATGCTTATGTATAGGGCTATATATATATTGTTAATTATATCTACTTGTTACATGACGTTTATATATATTTCATCTTGTAGCACAGATGAGCGTCACTTCGAACCATCTGATATACTAAGTTTTACATATACCTGCTGCGTTTTTACCTAGAAAGATAAATGACGATTCAGTTCTGCTACATCAGTAATCTATTTACATGATATCCGCTATTTGCAGAGTATTTGTTATAGTTTTTATTTACGTTATTACATAGCTATAGTTCTATAGTAACCATTACAATGGATCTATACATACATTTATTCTGTTCATGCCCTGCACGCAGAATCGTACACTATAATCTAATATAGAGTGCATTCGGGCATCATCTAGTTGTACTAAGATATACAATATAATAGCTTGTTTTATGTATTTCCTAAAGGTAACTGTTCAGTCCCCACCTAATTTTACACAGCATGTGAGGGAGCAGAGCCTGGTGACAGATCAGCTGAGCAGAAGGCTCATCAGGACCTACCAGTTATACAGCCGCACCAGTGGGAAGCATGTGCAAGTACTGGACAACAAGAAAATCAATGCAATGGCCGAGGACGGGGATCCACATGGTAAGAACACTTTTTTTTGGTGAGGGGAGGGGGGTGAGAGGTCCGGCTTTGGGCAAAACTACATGGAAATTATAACAGGACACTTACCATGGCCTATTTGTATTGGTAATTTTTGCATCGAACGTATTCACAACATATAGTATTTATGGTTTTCCGAAGAGATTCAAAACATAGAACCCTAGAGAACAATGTGTCACATATAGCACTGCCACATCAGTAGTATTTTTTATGTGTTTATCCCATCATTGTATTTAATACTGATAATACCCCTATTAATAATATCATGAAGCTAGAAAGCGACCATGGCTCTTCCGTGTCATCATCGAAAGATTTCTCCGTTATTGTGAATGAGTTCCCCATAAAGTGTCCGATATCTAAAATTGGTGCTTGTCTTAAGAGATCGTATAACTTGCCTAAGGGTCGTATACAAATGCTTTTTTGGCCTTGTAGCTTTGTTGTTTGTGATGCCAGAGGGCATTTTCTTTCTCGCCAGTTTTCCATATAGAGAAATTTAGAGCAAATTGTAGTTATCTCTAGCAATCCATATAATGATATAATAAAAAGGGTAATAATAGTATAGAATGTATAAATAGAGTTATTTTAAAATAGTAATATGGGAGATTACttgtttcatatattttttttgtttctaaatataatataataatataatattattatAAAGCTTTATGACATATTCATAGGCCTAAAGTATAGAGTCAGGTGTACAGGCCTGTTCCTTTAAGTGGAAAGAGTCAGAGATAGTTTTAGCTCTCGAAATTTTGTCAATGTGAGTCATAAATATAATGGACAATTAGATCCCATCCTTTGATGTAGGCTTCGCTTTTTCCTATGTTTTTGTTATCCATAAATCTCCGGATTGTAGGAAAAGGTTTGCACTTTGCAATTATAAAAATCCATAACATTTATAAGACTGAATGGAATAAAGGAATTTGGCGATTCTGTACAGAACATAAGCTTGGCTAAGGATGGAAAAAagcagaaatatatatatttttaaaatctaTAGACAAATTATTACCAAGGGGAATAAAATAGTTCTGCAAGGAAAATCCAACACTAGACGAAGTGGACATAGACAGTCTGGTAGAAAAGGGAGGAGGGGAAATagtctatatacagacatttcccaCAGCAAAATTGATTcataaaataaaatgtaatttagACAAAAAACAGAACATTTCAATTCAGGGGGAAGATATTTCAAGATGGGGGGGCGGGGGCGGAAaacaaggaaacaaaaaaaaatctctATAATAAATATATAGACAAACACTAAGAGGGGGTTATGAAGTATGATATAAAACAGAAAAAGAACAAGCATTTTCTCAGATGTAAAGGTTTAAGAAAGTTGTAGTCTGTAAACGTTAAAGAGAGGTTCAAGATTGTTCTATATGAATCTCTAGAGAGACCCCTAATGTCTGGAAGAGCCATTAAAACTCTTCTTACTTTCACCTTTTTTAACATTTCCTGAATACTTTCTCCTCTTCTCAGTGCAGTTTTGGGATCAAATGTGTCTCACTGCATTTTTTCTGCATCTACGTAGCTACTTTCCTTCAAAGTTTCAGCTCGAAACATAATTTTTCTGGGATAAAGCTGTCACTAGAGCAAAAGGATAAAAACGAATATGCTAAGCTTTCCAAAAATACGTCTCAagacccttaaagaaaaataaaaaaaaagttcaattattTACAAATCATCCCAAAAGAAAGTAAACCGGGCATTGGTTGTAACTGTATATTCGagacgtccttttttttttttttttagccaatagTCATGTGATGTGTTGTGTTTTGCTTTGAAAGTGGCTCAAATCCGGTCAAGCAACATTTTCGAGGGGCTTTCTTACCCCTTCTTTGTATGGGTTTAGTCCAGAGAGACCAATTTCCTTTCCTATAGTAGGAGCATGAAATTAGGTGTCAAGCCCTATTTAGTAAAAGAGATTAATGTGAGTAAATTCTGTCCCCAGAGTTGTGGACCACATTGGCGCTTTATGGGAAATGGAACTTTTTTGGGAGGATttacaaatatataataaaaaataaaatcacagtAGCAATATTATAGCTGTATCTTCATCTACATGGTGTTTTGTTCATTTTTGTCCCATACAGTATAACAATATATAAGACAGACGTAGATAACAATCAATATCCTGTACTGGATCTCTAATTGATTTTCCTCCCTGCTCCTTACTAAAGAAAACTGTCTTCATCCTACCTGTCTATCCTTACTCTAATGAATGAAGACTCGCATAGCAAGaggcattttttttattatattttatgctGTTTAATGGCAGCGTtacaatttttgattttttttttcagtctacACATACTTACCTTAAAGTAggagtagtaaaaaaaaaagaaacaactaaATAAAATAATAGAATCTACAGACAGTTCTCGATTCACTGTGTGGGTAGATACAAATGTTAAAGTGATCACGGCTCGACCAGTCATTGGgggatttaatttttttattatttttctgtagAGGGGAAGTCGGAGAATTAAAATGATATAAAGCATACAATTCGAGATAGTTTTAGTCTCGTAATTGCTCATGCAGTTGGGTATTATTTTTAGGCCATAGCATCAAAGACGGCAGTAGGAGCATGTAATATCTATGAAcagagagacttttttttttttctctactgcATCGACCCGAAATTTGCATAGTCAGTCTGAACCACAATCAATGTCTGGAAGTAAATCAATATGGCTCTTCGCACAAGGGTTAGGCAAATTAACGGGCATTTTCTATCCTATGGTTCTCAAACTCATTGTATACATTAAAccagaaaaaaatgtggaaaaggatTATTTGATGGATTAATAAATATACATGTATGAACAAATATGTTTGAAACTGGAAGTATTCTTGTAGGCGATGAGTCCTCCACTACGATTGACGTTGGCTTAGATGGAAGATTTTACCGCCTATGATTTTCACTTGACCTTTCAATAAATGACAGCCAACAACCGTAGCAGATATATATGACTTTATGATAGGCATAGAAGGTGAGATTCCATATGATCAGAAGGTCAATATATACCTAATTATAATATTTAGTTAATTGTCTTGTATTCTGTAAAACAATGGGAGTTTCTCCTCCTTGCACCGCAACGCAATTCTCAATGTCTACGTCTTCACCTATAGCAGGTGGGGATTTTTTGTAATTCCGCCCCATTGACACTGTAAAAGTAAATTAACTTGTTATTTCTTTTCTTTGTCCTTTCAGCCAAATTGATTGTGGAAACAGACACGTTCGGAAGCAGAGTCCGTATAAAAGGAGCCGAGACAGGTTTTTATATCTGCATGAACAAGAAGGGGAAGTTGGTTGGCAAGGTGAGTCAGATTTCACACCGCCACAAAATGTTGTCATATTCCCCCCACTGAGCTGAAAGGACTTGGAAATTAATTTAAACATAAAAGGAGGCCATCGGGGGCGAATATTGCAGTCAAGAGGCACAGAGGAGGCGCTGATTAAAAAGACAGGGGGAAATGCACGGTAGTAAGATCGTGAATGCAATTTTTGATCAAAAGGTGCAAGAGAATTGGGAAAAAGAAAAGAGTAACAAAGATGAGATAAAAGAGTCAAAAGGAATAAAAGCTGAAAGGAGAAAAAAGGGGTGTTTCAAATTCCATATATCTTATTTAACAAATAGCCAAATTGCTTTGCTATTATGTACAATTACATGCTACAAGTATTTGGAATGTTAAGACACAAAG contains:
- the FGF8 gene encoding fibroblast growth factor 8 isoform X2; amino-acid sequence: MLYITSMLGYLLMHLFVICLQAQHVREQSLVTDQLSRRLIRTYQLYSRTSGKHVQVLDNKKINAMAEDGDPHAKLIVETDTFGSRVRIKGAETGFYICMNKKGKLVGKTNGRGKDCVFTEIVLENNYTALQNAKFEGWYMAFTRRGRPRKGSKTRQHQREVHFMKRMPKGHHTTEAHRRFEFINYPFNRRSKRTRYSSSR
- the FGF8 gene encoding fibroblast growth factor 8 isoform X1: MLYITSMLGYLLMHLFVICLQAQVTVQSPPNFTQHVREQSLVTDQLSRRLIRTYQLYSRTSGKHVQVLDNKKINAMAEDGDPHAKLIVETDTFGSRVRIKGAETGFYICMNKKGKLVGKTNGRGKDCVFTEIVLENNYTALQNAKFEGWYMAFTRRGRPRKGSKTRQHQREVHFMKRMPKGHHTTEAHRRFEFINYPFNRRSKRTRYSSSR